Proteins from a single region of Bdellovibrio bacteriovorus HD100:
- a CDS encoding arginine N-succinyltransferase: MSFIIRPVHHDDLNQLVDLAKQFNLLNLPGDKKVIGEKIDRSEQSFAGKLSKTQSEYLFVLEDVEEKYVVGSSLVLAKHGNDEVPHSYFKIFKRDHFSQDLGVGFIHQVLRFQLDFDGPTEIGGLLVDKSYRRRPEKLGKQISLSRFLYMGLYPERFEDRVLCELTPPLTDEGRSEFWEALGRRFTGLPYQEADLLSQSHKEFIESLFPQDDIYLCLLDAKARLVLGRVGEATKPAQHLLESIGFSYLDEVDPFDGGPHYGANVSQILPITQGRRLRVTEFKDAAYKEQGLVATTGEDFKASLASADVRGNDVALAPKVRQLLNIEVGEEIYMSPFNYNRGK, translated from the coding sequence ATGAGTTTCATAATACGTCCGGTACATCACGATGATTTGAATCAACTGGTGGACCTTGCCAAGCAGTTCAATCTTTTGAACCTGCCTGGCGATAAAAAAGTGATCGGTGAAAAGATCGATCGCAGCGAACAGTCGTTTGCGGGTAAACTTTCTAAAACCCAGTCCGAATATCTTTTCGTTCTGGAAGACGTTGAGGAAAAATACGTCGTGGGAAGTTCTCTGGTTCTGGCCAAACACGGTAACGACGAAGTTCCCCACAGTTATTTCAAAATTTTTAAACGCGACCATTTTTCCCAGGATCTGGGTGTCGGCTTTATTCATCAAGTTTTGCGCTTTCAGCTGGATTTTGACGGTCCAACAGAAATCGGAGGACTTCTTGTTGATAAATCCTATCGCCGTCGTCCGGAAAAGCTGGGAAAACAAATCAGTCTTTCCCGTTTCCTGTACATGGGTCTTTACCCGGAACGCTTTGAAGACCGTGTGCTGTGTGAACTGACGCCGCCACTGACAGATGAGGGCCGCAGTGAATTCTGGGAGGCGCTGGGCCGCCGATTCACGGGGTTGCCGTATCAGGAAGCCGATCTTCTTTCCCAGTCCCACAAGGAATTTATCGAAAGTCTGTTCCCGCAAGATGATATTTACCTGTGCCTGCTGGACGCCAAAGCGCGTCTGGTTTTGGGACGTGTGGGTGAAGCCACGAAGCCTGCCCAGCATCTTTTGGAAAGCATCGGCTTTAGTTATCTGGATGAAGTCGATCCTTTTGATGGGGGTCCTCACTATGGCGCCAATGTGTCCCAGATTCTGCCGATCACTCAAGGACGTCGTCTGCGTGTGACGGAGTTTAAAGATGCCGCCTACAAAGAGCAGGGCCTTGTGGCCACCACGGGCGAGGATTTCAAAGCGTCTCTGGCGTCTGCAGATGTGCGTGGCAATGATGTGGCCCTGGCGCCGAAGGTGCGTCAGCTTCTAAATATTGAAGTCGGCGAAGAAATTTATATGTCTCCATTTAATTACAATAGAGGAAAATAA
- a CDS encoding succinylglutamate-semialdehyde dehydrogenase: MSTTIFPIKYKGDFINGRFVPVSKGDGEFKDISPADLSDLVMTVPFKNDHIDEACVAAKKAYMGWAMLSVDERRGYLMRLKELFDSHAEQMAQVISRDTGKPTWEALTEAKALGAKIDITLNQSLNLVAEERIPNALPQVEGVIRYRSRGVMAVVGPFNFPAHLPNGHIIPALIAGNTVVFKPSEQTPAVGQFMAEIYEKAQFPPGVFNLVQGAGAAGGRLVANEHVDGILFTGSYEVGLKIKQETLNHYWKILALEMGGKNATVVWDDADMDKAIYESLVGSYMTAGQRCSCTSRIILHPKIADEFTERFYQAAKKLSIGHWTENTFMGPLINEAAVEKYIRFQEIANRENCESLMRGKALDLKHKGYYVTPSIHLVNKFDPNSVYQKSEIFGPNVAIYQSDNFDEAMNIVNSSGYGLVMALFSKNKELYEQALLKARVGLLNWNRTTNGSSSRLPFGGMGKSGNDRPSAHFAIQYCTVPVASLEDATPFDPTKILPGMNLDMK; encoded by the coding sequence ATGAGCACCACCATCTTCCCAATCAAATACAAAGGTGACTTTATCAACGGACGTTTTGTTCCGGTCAGCAAAGGGGACGGCGAGTTTAAGGACATCAGCCCGGCCGATTTGTCGGACCTGGTTATGACGGTGCCATTTAAAAACGACCACATCGATGAGGCCTGTGTCGCAGCGAAAAAAGCCTATATGGGCTGGGCGATGCTGTCCGTGGACGAGCGCCGTGGTTATCTGATGCGTTTGAAAGAACTTTTTGATTCCCATGCTGAACAAATGGCGCAGGTGATTTCCCGCGACACTGGAAAACCAACTTGGGAAGCTCTGACCGAAGCCAAAGCTTTGGGCGCAAAGATCGACATCACTTTGAACCAGTCTTTGAATCTGGTGGCGGAAGAAAGAATTCCCAACGCCCTTCCACAAGTGGAGGGTGTGATTCGTTATCGTTCCCGCGGGGTGATGGCCGTGGTGGGTCCGTTCAACTTCCCGGCACATTTGCCAAATGGTCACATCATTCCGGCGTTGATTGCGGGTAACACGGTGGTGTTCAAACCGTCCGAGCAGACTCCGGCGGTGGGGCAGTTCATGGCAGAAATCTATGAAAAAGCCCAGTTCCCTCCAGGCGTCTTCAATCTGGTTCAGGGTGCCGGCGCTGCGGGTGGACGTTTGGTTGCCAATGAACATGTGGACGGGATTCTGTTCACGGGTTCTTACGAAGTCGGTTTGAAAATCAAACAAGAGACTTTGAATCACTACTGGAAAATCCTGGCTCTTGAAATGGGCGGTAAGAATGCCACGGTTGTCTGGGATGATGCGGACATGGATAAGGCGATCTATGAAAGCCTTGTGGGTTCTTATATGACCGCGGGTCAGCGCTGCTCCTGCACCAGTCGTATTATTTTGCACCCGAAAATCGCTGACGAGTTCACGGAAAGATTCTATCAGGCGGCGAAAAAGCTTTCGATCGGTCACTGGACAGAAAACACCTTCATGGGACCATTGATCAACGAGGCGGCGGTGGAAAAGTACATCCGCTTCCAGGAAATCGCCAATCGCGAAAACTGTGAAAGCCTGATGCGCGGCAAAGCTTTGGATTTGAAACACAAAGGTTACTATGTGACGCCGTCGATCCATCTGGTGAACAAGTTTGATCCGAACAGCGTTTATCAGAAAAGCGAAATCTTCGGCCCGAACGTGGCGATCTATCAGTCAGATAACTTCGACGAAGCGATGAACATCGTGAACTCTTCCGGATACGGCCTGGTGATGGCATTGTTCTCCAAGAACAAGGAACTTTACGAGCAGGCTTTGTTGAAGGCGCGCGTGGGTCTTTTGAACTGGAATCGCACGACGAACGGATCCAGCTCCCGTCTGCCGTTTGGTGGCATGGGCAAATCCGGCAATGACCGCCCTTCCGCGCACTTTGCAATTCAGTATTGTACTGTGCCGGTGGCGAGCCTTGAAGATGCGACTCCTTTTGACCCGACAAAAATTCTGCCGGGCATGAACTTGGATATGAAGTAA
- the mltG gene encoding endolytic transglycosylase MltG, whose protein sequence is MKKTILVLILAVVILLASVGGGVAYLAYQFTNSRPSDVAQDVVYEVTPGKGFATIAKELEEKGLVKNATFFNLFARFKGDRSKIKVGEYLLRTNMIPTEVLEAITSGKSIARSFTVSEGLSTYEIAELYEKQGFGTAESFMALVRDPALIQSLLGEKADSLEGYLFPETYMLTKYTDTKTLISNMVKRFLYVYNEVMAQAEIRSMTRNQVVTLASIIEKETGAPEERPLISSVFHNRLAKKMRLQTDPTVIYGKAEALGKIVINITRADLQTPTRYNTYVIYGLPPGPIANPGREAILAAVKPQESQYLFFVSQNDGTHVFSEDYKGHQRAVQKFQLDRKAREGKSWRDLQKRPSTPDKN, encoded by the coding sequence ATGAAGAAAACGATTTTGGTTCTGATTCTTGCGGTGGTGATCCTTTTGGCCTCTGTCGGTGGCGGCGTGGCCTATCTGGCGTATCAGTTTACCAACTCCCGCCCCAGCGATGTGGCTCAGGATGTGGTTTACGAAGTCACTCCAGGAAAAGGTTTTGCCACGATTGCCAAAGAGCTTGAAGAAAAGGGTCTGGTGAAAAACGCCACGTTCTTTAATCTTTTTGCCCGCTTTAAAGGGGATCGTTCCAAAATCAAAGTCGGTGAATACCTTCTTCGCACCAATATGATCCCGACTGAAGTTCTTGAGGCCATCACTTCAGGTAAAAGTATTGCCCGAAGTTTTACGGTCAGCGAAGGTCTTAGCACCTACGAAATTGCCGAACTTTATGAAAAGCAGGGCTTCGGCACAGCCGAAAGCTTTATGGCTTTGGTGCGGGATCCAGCGCTGATTCAAAGTCTGCTGGGCGAAAAAGCCGACAGTCTGGAAGGTTATCTGTTTCCGGAAACCTACATGTTGACCAAGTACACGGACACCAAAACGCTGATCTCAAACATGGTGAAGCGTTTTTTGTACGTTTACAACGAAGTGATGGCACAGGCTGAAATCAGATCCATGACCCGCAATCAAGTGGTGACGTTGGCAAGTATCATCGAAAAAGAAACCGGCGCTCCAGAGGAAAGACCGCTGATTTCTTCGGTCTTCCACAATCGCCTGGCGAAGAAAATGCGCCTGCAAACCGATCCAACGGTGATTTACGGAAAAGCCGAAGCCCTGGGTAAGATCGTGATCAATATCACGCGCGCGGATTTGCAAACACCCACTCGTTACAACACCTATGTGATTTACGGATTGCCTCCGGGCCCGATTGCGAACCCAGGTCGTGAAGCGATCTTGGCGGCCGTGAAGCCTCAAGAGTCCCAGTATTTGTTCTTTGTCAGCCAGAATGACGGGACCCATGTGTTTTCTGAAGACTACAAGGGCCATCAGCGTGCGGTTCAAAAATTCCAGTTGGATCGTAAAGCGCGTGAAGGAAAATCCTGGAGAGACCTGCAAAAACGCCCGTCCACTCCGGATAAAAACTAG
- the lysC gene encoding lysine-sensitive aspartokinase 3, translating into MAKLVVSKFGGTSMGDADCMLRSAEVSFRQGSGLVVVSATSGTTNDLIALGKTAESQAWSESEKILSKIQDKHNKIAQDLKLPADAKAKLETLFEEMSSLAKGMHLLKDCSVKAMDTLMSLGERMSSVLFTEAMSQVLKKHGSAKSAELLDVRTVLRTDDQFGKAKPLTNDVANLCQKNLSFLREGKKVMCTQGYIGMTEEGITTTLGRGGSDYSAAILAEGVSADVLEIWTDVAGIATTDPRLCPKAQPISEISFKEASELATFGAKVLHPATLLPAIRKNIPVFVGSSFDVEARGTWVRMDVEDHPLIRAMALRKKQVLVTLSTPEMLYAHGFLFQIFKIFNDHKVSIDAITTSEISVSVTLDDSTLLNKNLIKDLSQIADVQVEENLALISLIGNNINHTPGLGKRIFETIPDINVRMICLGASKHNFCFLVADEQGPEVIKRLHACFIEAGIEEMA; encoded by the coding sequence GTGGCAAAACTGGTAGTTTCTAAATTTGGCGGCACCTCCATGGGAGATGCAGACTGTATGCTTCGCAGTGCGGAAGTCAGCTTCCGCCAGGGTTCGGGTCTGGTGGTTGTTTCTGCCACCTCCGGCACCACCAACGATCTGATTGCTCTTGGCAAAACCGCCGAATCCCAAGCTTGGTCGGAATCTGAAAAAATCCTTTCCAAGATTCAGGACAAACACAATAAGATCGCCCAGGATCTGAAACTGCCAGCCGATGCCAAAGCCAAACTGGAAACTTTGTTTGAAGAAATGAGTTCATTGGCAAAAGGTATGCACCTTCTGAAAGACTGCTCGGTCAAAGCCATGGACACCCTGATGAGTCTGGGGGAAAGAATGTCCTCCGTTCTTTTCACCGAAGCGATGTCTCAGGTTCTAAAAAAGCACGGCTCTGCAAAATCCGCTGAACTTTTGGACGTGCGCACAGTTTTGCGCACGGATGATCAGTTCGGTAAAGCCAAACCACTCACCAATGATGTGGCTAACCTGTGCCAGAAGAACCTGTCTTTCCTGCGTGAGGGAAAGAAAGTCATGTGCACGCAAGGTTACATTGGCATGACTGAAGAAGGCATCACAACCACTTTAGGGCGCGGGGGCAGTGACTATTCCGCCGCGATTTTGGCCGAAGGTGTGTCTGCGGATGTGCTGGAGATCTGGACAGATGTGGCGGGGATTGCAACGACGGATCCGCGTCTGTGCCCGAAGGCACAACCTATCAGCGAAATTTCCTTCAAAGAAGCTTCCGAACTTGCCACTTTTGGTGCGAAAGTTCTGCATCCGGCGACATTGCTTCCAGCCATTCGCAAGAACATTCCTGTCTTTGTGGGTTCCAGTTTTGATGTTGAAGCCCGCGGCACCTGGGTGCGCATGGATGTGGAAGATCATCCGCTGATTCGTGCGATGGCGCTTCGAAAAAAACAGGTGCTTGTGACCCTTTCCACTCCGGAAATGCTTTACGCGCATGGCTTTTTGTTCCAGATCTTCAAAATCTTCAACGATCACAAAGTCAGTATCGACGCGATCACCACCTCTGAAATTTCAGTCAGTGTGACCCTGGATGACTCAACTTTATTGAATAAAAATCTGATCAAGGATCTTTCTCAGATCGCGGATGTGCAGGTGGAAGAAAACCTGGCACTGATTTCTTTGATCGGAAACAACATCAACCACACGCCGGGCTTGGGAAAAAGAATCTTCGAGACCATTCCGGACATCAATGTGCGCATGATCTGTCTGGGTGCCAGCAAACACAACTTCTGTTTCCTGGTGGCCGATGAACAGGGCCCCGAGGTCATCAAACGCCTGCACGCCTGCTTCATCGAAGCCGGCATCGAAGAAATGGCCTAA